DNA from Cutibacterium acnes:
AATGTGGGCTGATCTTGGGTTCTGGCGTATCAACGGTGGTCGAGAGTTCCACATCCACGGGGTTACCGGGCCCGACGAGTACACCACTGTCGTTAATAATAACCTCTACACCAACGTTATGGCGAGGGCCAACCTCATCGATGCCGCCGGTGTTATTAGGCGTATGCGTGACGAGGACCCACTGTGGTACGAGCACCTGTGTTCAGAGTTGGACCTCACCGAAGATGAAGTTGGTGGCTGGGAGGAGTGTGCGGCGGGGATGGTGATCCCGTTCGACGACACCTTCGGTATCCATCCGCAGGATGACCAATTCCTTTCACGTGAGCTTTGGGACCTCAAGAACACCCCTGATAACAAGCGGCCGCTGTTGCTGCATTATCACCCGCTGGTGATCTACCGATTCCAGGTGCTCAAGCAGGCAGACGTTGTGCTGGCTTTGTTCCTGCAGGGAGATCAATTCACCCAGGCTGTCAAGCTTGCTGACTTTGAGTATTACGACCCCATCACCACCGGTGATTCGAGTCTGTCGGCGGTAGTCCAGTCGGTGATGGCGGCAGAAGTTGGCCATCAGGAGATGGCGATGGGCTATTTTCTCGACGCGCTCTTCTGCGACCTGGCTGATACCCATCACAACGCTTCGGACGGAGTTCACGTTGCCTCGACCGGTGGAGTGTGGGGATGCCTCGTGCACGGTTTCGTTGGCATGCGCAATGACCGGGAGAACTTGCGTTTTGATCCGAGACTTCCAGCCCAATGGACGTCGATCAAACACCACATGCTCATTGGCGACTCTCACATGCTCGTTTTCCTGGAACGTGACGCCATTACGTTCCAGATTCTGTCGGGCCATGACCGCGACGTGACAGTGCGCGGTGAGCTCTACCACATTGGGGTTGAGCCGGTGAGGGTGCCGTTGTCCGATCAGGGGCCGTTGCGTCCTAGCCTGCGGGTTACCCATCCGATCTCGGGTTTGCGTCGAGCTGACGGTTCTCTTATCACTGCAGAAGTTCCCGGCAGCATTGCTGAGACGATTGTTTCTTCTCCGATCTCGACGTCGTGAGACTGATAACGACGGGAGGAGGCCGGCACCATTCGCGGTGTCGGCCTCCTCCATATCGTGGAGGTACGGTGCGGTCCGGTTACCCGGTTTGCCTCGAACTCACTTCACAACAGTGATCACCGGGGTACCTGTAGTGACGTCGTCAGCAGGAATGCCGGTCACGTTGGAGTAGTCGAACCCGTTGGTCACTAACACCGGGGTGATCTTGGAGTATCCGGCTTCGTCAATGACGGTGGGATCAAAAACGACCAGGGGCTGTCCAGCACTGACGTGATCGCCAGCCTTGACCTTGACGTCAAACCCTTTGCCACCGAGCTCGACGGTATCGATGCCGACATGGATGAGTAGCTCGACACCCGAATCCAGTTTGAGCCCGAAAGCGTGGCCGGAATCCGGGGCGGTGACAACGGTGGCGTCGGCTGGGCAGACAACAGTGTTGCTGGTGGGCTCGATGGCGATGCCATCACCGACGACACCAGTGGAGAAAACCGGATCGGGGATTTCAGAGATTGGCACGGCACGTCCCTCAAGAGGAGAGGTGACGGTGACGGCCTCGGCGGCAACTTCGGCTGCAGTCGGGGCCTCGGCCCCCTCGACTGTTGCGGTCTCGGTTATGGATTCGGTGGCGGCAGCTGGGGCAGCGGCGGTTGGTTCTGCCTCGTGAGCGCTGGCCTGACGGCGACGGGCCTTGGCTGCAGCCTTCTCGTCGTTATCACGATAGTCGCGCACGATAACCAGAGCCATCGCGGTGAAGAACGAAGCTGCGATCGCTACCGAGTACAGCCCGATCTTGTCGAAGGCCGGGATGGTCAGCAGGGAAGTGAAGACAAAGGCCGGGGTGTGCAGACCGCCGCCCGCACCGATGATGACACCACCGACGAGACAGCCGACCAACATGGATGGGTAAATCTTTTTGTAACGCAGGTGGATGCCGTAGAGGCTGGGCTCGGAGATACCACCGAGCAGACCGGCGGCTAGGGCGCCAATCGCGGTCTGGCGCATTGTCACGTCCTTGTCACGCACAGACAGGAAGAGAACGCCAGCGGTAGCACCGAAACAGGCAAAGTTCCACGCACCCATCGGGCCCTGGATGTAGTCGTAACCCAGAGTCTGGATGTTGAGCAGCATGACAGCGTTGAGCGGCCAGTGTAGGCCCAACGGAACCATGAATGGGTACAGCAGGGGGATGAGGACCGCGAAGATGAAAGGGCTGACGTCGTTGACCGCCTTGAGCCCGTTGGCCAGCCCAGCACCGGCGTAGACACCGATCGGGCCGATGAGGAAGGCCGTCAGCGGGATCATGATGAGCATGGTGAGGAAGGGTACGAAGATCATCTGGACATTGGGGGAGATGATCTTCTTGAGCCATTTGTACAGCGGGGCCAGGATTGCAGCCATGATGAGCGGCGGGAACACCTGGGAGCCGTAATTAAAGATCGTCAGCGGTAGGCCGAAAACGTCGACCACGTTGACTTTGAATCCGCCGAGGGTCAGTGGATGGGCAGTCTTGCCGAGCTCGGTGAACGCAGGCAGCATGACGACAGCCATGACGGAGAACCCAACCCACGGGTCGGCATTCAGACGCTTAGTGGCGTTGTAGGCGACCAACAGTGGCAGGAAGTAGAAGACACACTGCCAAGCCAAGTTGACGAATTGCCAGCTCGGGGGCAGGGTGACGCGCGAGTCGGCCCAGTTTCCGATGACGCCCAGAGAACCCATGAGGGCCATGAACGTGATGAACAGGGAGGCGCCGAGCAGGGCACCCATGATCGGCCGGAAAGAGTCGGACAGGTACTCGAAGAGGTTGTCGAGCCACGAGAACTTGCCTCGGGGACCCTTGGAGCGATGCTCGGCCTTGACGTCCGCGTCCGACTGATTGCCGCTGCTGGAAGAAAGCCCTTTCATGGCGGGTAGGTCCATGATGTCGTTGTAGACGCCAGCAACGGCGCCTCCGATGACGATTTGGTAGCGATTGCCCGACTGAGGAACGGCTCCCATGACGCCGGGGATCGCCTCGACCTCAGCCTTGTCGATAGGCGAGGAATCGCGAAGTTGGAACCTCAGACGAGTGGCGCAGTGAGTGAGACCGACGATGTTGTCGGGGCCGCCCACCGCATCCACGATCTTGGACGCGGGTGATGACATGTATGTGGTCCTCCTGTAATATTGCCGCCCAGGGCGGCGAGGCAGGATTCTAATCGTTCCAGGATGCTGTTACCACACCGGGGTAGGTCCCGGCTTGATCCACCGATTTGGTGCTGCGGTCGCGAATCTCCTGGGAGTTGTGAGATAGCGTAATGTATACGTCGCAAACATTATCGAGCGCGTCGCTGTGCTGAGACTGCCGCGCGGATTCTCGGGGGGCACAGTCGAGGCTCCCCGGGGCAGGAGGGTCGAACCTTCTAACGCGGGCCTCACACAGGGAATCCGTTTTCTGTGGCGCGAGGCATGCAATCGGACAAGATGGCCTCGATGCGTCGGGCCGACAGTGCGGTCACGTGATCGGGTATCAGCTGCGGCTCGACCCAATGCAGGCGACTGATTTCCGAGTCGGCTGGGTGCATGACCTTGACGAGGCTTGGCTCGGCTACACCAGCGTCATAGATGAACTCGATAGCGTCAGACCATCCCAACGCCGGAGGCATCCAGTCGATGAGACTCGGCGTGCCCGGAATGTCAAGGGGGGTTCCTAACTCCTCCCGGCATTCCCGGACGGCTCCGGCATGCGGGGATTCTATAGGTTCGACGACGCCCCCGGGCAGTTCCCAATCCGGCTTATATGTCGTCTCGCACATGAGCACCCGCCCGGCATCATCACGGAGGAGGACGTGGGAGATGACCCGTTTGGTGGGTAGAACAGAATCGAGCATCCCGGTGTGGCCGGTGCGGGTA
Protein-coding regions in this window:
- a CDS encoding glucose PTS transporter subunit IIA, whose translation is MSSPASKIVDAVGGPDNIVGLTHCATRLRFQLRDSSPIDKAEVEAIPGVMGAVPQSGNRYQIVIGGAVAGVYNDIMDLPAMKGLSSSSGNQSDADVKAEHRSKGPRGKFSWLDNLFEYLSDSFRPIMGALLGASLFITFMALMGSLGVIGNWADSRVTLPPSWQFVNLAWQCVFYFLPLLVAYNATKRLNADPWVGFSVMAVVMLPAFTELGKTAHPLTLGGFKVNVVDVFGLPLTIFNYGSQVFPPLIMAAILAPLYKWLKKIISPNVQMIFVPFLTMLIMIPLTAFLIGPIGVYAGAGLANGLKAVNDVSPFIFAVLIPLLYPFMVPLGLHWPLNAVMLLNIQTLGYDYIQGPMGAWNFACFGATAGVLFLSVRDKDVTMRQTAIGALAAGLLGGISEPSLYGIHLRYKKIYPSMLVGCLVGGVIIGAGGGLHTPAFVFTSLLTIPAFDKIGLYSVAIAASFFTAMALVIVRDYRDNDEKAAAKARRRQASAHEAEPTAAAPAAATESITETATVEGAEAPTAAEVAAEAVTVTSPLEGRAVPISEIPDPVFSTGVVGDGIAIEPTSNTVVCPADATVVTAPDSGHAFGLKLDSGVELLIHVGIDTVELGGKGFDVKVKAGDHVSAGQPLVVFDPTVIDEAGYSKITPVLVTNGFDYSNVTGIPADDVTTGTPVITVVK
- a CDS encoding NUDIX hydrolase — protein: MVDDESGSEDFRIQVEVVDDSGRLLLDDPPYPEGLTRAISLASDDAIIGHDVRRLEARVAVDDDEVIHALHHAGYRREGRLRQARVRENGWIDEYIYSRLATDEIYTRTGHTGMLDSVLPTKRVISHVLLRDDAGRVLMCETTYKPDWELPGGVVEPIESPHAGAVRECREELGTPLDIPGTPSLIDWMPPALGWSDAIEFIYDAGVAEPSLVKVMHPADSEISRLHWVEPQLIPDHVTALSARRIEAILSDCMPRATENGFPV